Proteins found in one Paenibacillus sp. genomic segment:
- a CDS encoding response regulator transcription factor → MCKVLLVDDEVFARQGLRQFIDWRAYGFDTVLEADNGEEALERIEKDRPELVVTDIRMPVLDGLDLIREVKERDLQEPLFIIVSGYNDFTYAQQAVRFGVQDFILKPIDKEELTGTLDRLVDQLRLTAARDIRSNETKFEELLAGRADAPLLLELAVAMGIVEGQELRYCIVEVNDAPYDAEEAESFRRHLETKETLARRIAEYAGYPAVLLHEQQRGVFGFVAAGPRLGDKAECDRFLRGLQRRLSAATDGAVTVYAGAAANRLDQVKESFRTANEARLRKFALPDGRTATFDDAAAVPIRYVELEETLIHRLLEAVEEFDAARMEEASSRIFEAFREQRFAPDAVGTSLARCAMGLVRTVQQMGGDEQALASLPKLLQALKRPMTLARLRELFREFVAESAGCIAERRKTFGKGGIHKIKQYIEAHYRENISLKSIAAKFYMNPVYLGQLFKKAYGMYFNEFLLQYRVQEAKKLLRQTELRVYEIADRVGFTNADYFVAQFEKVEGKTPTEYRASIIGK, encoded by the coding sequence GTGTGCAAGGTGCTGTTGGTCGACGACGAGGTGTTCGCGAGACAGGGCTTGAGGCAGTTTATCGACTGGCGGGCGTACGGTTTCGACACGGTCCTCGAAGCGGATAACGGGGAGGAGGCGCTCGAGCGGATCGAGAAGGATCGGCCGGAGCTCGTCGTGACCGACATCCGCATGCCGGTGCTGGACGGCTTGGATTTGATCCGCGAGGTGAAGGAGCGCGATCTGCAGGAACCCCTGTTCATAATTGTTAGCGGTTACAACGACTTTACATACGCGCAGCAGGCGGTGCGGTTCGGCGTGCAGGACTTTATTTTGAAGCCGATCGACAAGGAAGAGCTGACGGGCACGCTGGACCGGCTCGTCGATCAGCTGCGGCTGACCGCCGCCCGCGACATCAGATCGAACGAGACGAAGTTCGAAGAGCTGCTGGCCGGCCGAGCGGATGCGCCGCTGCTGCTCGAGCTGGCGGTGGCGATGGGCATCGTCGAAGGCCAGGAGCTGCGCTACTGCATCGTGGAGGTGAACGATGCGCCGTACGATGCCGAAGAAGCGGAGTCGTTCCGGCGCCATCTGGAGACGAAAGAGACGCTGGCGCGGCGCATCGCCGAATATGCGGGCTATCCCGCCGTGCTGCTGCACGAGCAGCAGCGCGGCGTTTTCGGCTTCGTGGCCGCGGGGCCCCGGCTCGGGGACAAGGCCGAGTGCGACCGTTTCCTCCGGGGGCTGCAGAGGCGTTTGTCCGCCGCGACGGACGGGGCGGTGACGGTGTACGCCGGCGCGGCGGCGAATCGACTGGACCAAGTGAAGGAGTCGTTCCGCACGGCGAACGAAGCCCGGCTGCGCAAGTTCGCGCTGCCCGACGGGCGGACGGCGACGTTCGATGACGCGGCCGCCGTGCCGATCCGATACGTTGAGCTCGAGGAAACGCTGATCCATCGGCTGCTGGAGGCGGTGGAGGAATTCGACGCCGCCCGCATGGAAGAGGCGTCTTCGCGCATCTTCGAAGCGTTCCGCGAGCAGCGGTTCGCGCCCGACGCGGTCGGCACGTCGCTCGCCCGCTGCGCGATGGGCCTCGTCCGGACGGTGCAGCAGATGGGCGGCGACGAACAAGCGCTGGCGTCGCTGCCGAAGCTGCTGCAGGCATTGAAGCGGCCGATGACGCTGGCGCGGCTGCGCGAGCTGTTCCGCGAATTCGTCGCGGAGAGCGCGGGCTGCATCGCGGAGCGGCGCAAGACGTTCGGCAAAGGCGGCATCCATAAAATCAAGCAATATATCGAAGCGCACTATCGCGAAAATATCAGCTTAAAGTCGATCGCGGCGAAATTTTACATGAATCCGGTCTACCTCGGGCAGCTGTTCAAGAAGGCGTACGGGATGTATTTCAACGAATTTTTGCTGCAGTACCGGGTGCAGGAGGCGAAGAAGCTGCTGCGCCAAACGGAACTGCGGGTGTACGAGATCGCGGACCGAGTCGGCTTCACGAACGCGGATTATTTCGTCGCGCAGTTCGAGAAAGTCGAGGGCAAAACGCCGACCGAATATCGGGCCTCGATCATCGGCAAATAA
- a CDS encoding sensor histidine kinase has product MPKMSLNNVKLRDKMLILYFLCVLIPIVLTNLIFYHVTTSNVKKQKMNDISISLEKAKTEFRDQIDVAVGIASVLNTDYFLNEALETQYANASQYVDKYHSDIFFLLNKYAPVHKAIKGITIYTDNDTVLPGGYVLPLTPAVMQSAWYQKLAAMPNSYTPLIVRSDEFGVFGYENIYSVVRELNYYAGQSVIRKIVKIDLHSEAIRQIFASASFEGDVYLLDDRGVIQYTSDETVEWRFREAAFRAEMLPSDAMLFEETYSNEYLKSLRLVLAVSEQEVLEAVRNSRDFVIYLAIPNIVVPTLIILLITRSFNTRMVRVLRHMKKVKNGSFETVPSAGDRDEIGQLTMEFNRMTMQIKRLIDEVYVADIQRKDLELKRRQSQLHALQSQINPHFLFNSLSTIRMRSLMKGEEETARIIHNMAKMFRKSLEWGKDWVTIKEEMDLVLCFLEIQKYRFGDKLNYNLYVDEAAADRMIPKMMLQPLVENASIHGIEPLKSGGCIDVRAEARDGFLYFTVRDNGVGIAPDALKRVQESWKDGDRENRMGENIGMKNVYYRLMMYFEGEAEFDIASAPGEGTTIRIRVPDVKDAGAPSSESA; this is encoded by the coding sequence ATGCCGAAAATGAGCCTCAACAACGTCAAGCTGCGGGATAAGATGCTGATTTTGTATTTCCTCTGCGTGCTGATCCCGATCGTGCTGACGAACTTGATTTTCTACCATGTGACGACGAGCAACGTGAAGAAGCAGAAAATGAACGACATCTCGATTTCGCTCGAGAAGGCGAAGACCGAATTTCGCGATCAAATCGACGTGGCGGTCGGCATCGCTTCGGTGCTCAACACGGACTACTTCCTCAACGAGGCGCTCGAGACGCAGTACGCGAACGCCAGCCAATATGTCGACAAATATCACTCGGACATTTTTTTTCTGCTGAACAAATACGCCCCCGTCCACAAAGCGATCAAAGGAATTACCATTTACACGGACAACGACACCGTGCTGCCGGGCGGATACGTGCTGCCGCTGACGCCCGCGGTGATGCAGTCCGCGTGGTATCAGAAGCTGGCCGCCATGCCGAATTCGTATACGCCGCTTATCGTGCGGAGCGACGAATTCGGCGTTTTCGGCTACGAGAACATTTACAGCGTCGTAAGGGAGTTGAACTATTACGCGGGTCAGAGCGTCATCCGCAAAATCGTCAAGATCGACCTGCATTCGGAAGCGATTCGGCAAATTTTCGCCTCCGCCTCGTTCGAGGGAGACGTCTATTTGCTCGACGACCGCGGGGTCATTCAATATACGAGCGACGAAACGGTGGAGTGGCGGTTCCGGGAGGCGGCGTTCCGCGCGGAGATGCTGCCGAGCGACGCGATGCTGTTCGAAGAAACGTACAGCAACGAATATTTGAAATCGCTCCGCCTCGTCCTCGCGGTGTCGGAGCAGGAGGTGCTCGAAGCCGTGCGCAACTCGCGCGACTTCGTCATCTATCTCGCGATTCCGAACATCGTCGTGCCGACGCTGATCATTCTGCTCATTACGAGGTCGTTCAACACCCGGATGGTCCGCGTGCTGCGGCATATGAAGAAGGTGAAGAACGGTTCGTTCGAAACGGTGCCGAGCGCAGGGGATCGCGACGAGATCGGGCAGCTGACGATGGAGTTCAACCGGATGACGATGCAGATCAAACGGCTGATCGACGAGGTGTACGTCGCCGACATCCAGCGCAAAGATTTGGAGCTGAAGCGGCGGCAGTCGCAGCTGCATGCTTTGCAAAGCCAAATCAATCCGCACTTTCTGTTCAATTCGCTGTCGACGATTCGGATGAGAAGCCTGATGAAAGGCGAAGAGGAGACGGCGCGCATTATCCACAACATGGCCAAAATGTTCCGCAAATCGCTCGAATGGGGCAAGGACTGGGTCACCATCAAAGAGGAGATGGATCTGGTGCTCTGCTTTCTGGAAATCCAAAAGTACCGATTCGGGGACAAGCTGAATTACAACCTCTATGTCGACGAAGCCGCGGCGGACCGGATGATTCCGAAAATGATGCTCCAGCCGCTCGTCGAGAACGCCAGCATTCACGGGATCGAACCGCTGAAGAGCGGAGGCTGCATCGACGTGCGCGCGGAAGCGCGGGACGGATTTCTGTATTTTACGGTGCGGGACAACGGCGTCGGCATCGCGCCGGACGCGCTGAAGCGCGTGCAGGAGTCGTGGAAGGACGGCGATCGGGAGAATCGGATGGGCGAGAACATCGGCATGAAGAACGTTTATTACCGCTTGATGATGTATTTCGAAGGCGAAGCCGAGTTCGACATCGCCAGCGCGCCGGGCGAAGGAACGACGATCCGCATCCGGGTGCCGGACGTGAAGGACGCCGGCGCTCCGAGCAGCGAGAGCGCCTGA